The genomic DNA ATCGGCGGCCGCCGGTCCTTGAGCCGGGCTCGGCCATGGGTCACAACATGAGATAGGGCGCAGCCGCCCGAGGGGAGCCCGTTCGCGATGGTCGACGACGCAGAGCTTCTCGCCCGGGCCGAGGCGCTGGTGGCGGCCTACGCGGCGGACGGGCGCACCGTCGCCACGGCCGAATCCTGCACGGGCGGCCTCGTGGCCGGCCTGCTCACCGCGGTGCCGGGTTCGTCGGCCGTCCTCGAGCGCGGCTTCGTCACCTACTCAAACGAGGCGAAGGCCGAGGCGATCGGCGTACCCATGGACCTGATCCGCCGGCACGGCGCCGTCAGCGAACCCGTGGCACGGGCGATGGCCGCCGGGGCGCTGGCCGCGTCGCGGGCCTCGGTCGCGGTGGCGATTACCGGGATTGCCGGCCCCAGGGGCGGGAGCGCCGAGAAGCCGGTCGGGCTGGTGCATTTCGGTCTCGGCCAGCGGGACGGCGAGACGCGTCATCTGGAGCGGCGCTACGGCGATCTCGGGCGCGCGGGCATCCGCCGCGCCGCCGTGGCCGACGCGCTCGGTCTGCTGGAGGACGCTCTCGGCGACTGATCACGGCACGGGGAGGACGGCCCATGGACACGGTGACGACCCGCCTCT from Methylobacterium radiotolerans JCM 2831 includes the following:
- a CDS encoding CinA family protein, which gives rise to MVDDAELLARAEALVAAYAADGRTVATAESCTGGLVAGLLTAVPGSSAVLERGFVTYSNEAKAEAIGVPMDLIRRHGAVSEPVARAMAAGALAASRASVAVAITGIAGPRGGSAEKPVGLVHFGLGQRDGETRHLERRYGDLGRAGIRRAAVADALGLLEDALGD